In the bacterium genome, one interval contains:
- a CDS encoding Fic family protein, with translation MRAYERTHPFLTFALNANSFTHRLWMRLGEAKSKCEHVAGVPLRPDVAKRLNTVFLAKGALATTAIEGNTLSEAQVLASIERRLDLPRSQAYLQDEVRNVVDACNWIIESLLADDVRLDIECSVVRKFNHDVLKGLSLDEDVVPGEVRRHSVGVGGYRGAPAEDCPYLLHRLCQWLREDWSSGMEEFAVEMAIVKAVVAHLYLAWIHPFGDGNGRTARLLEFYILVHAGVPVPAAHLLSDHYNKTRTAYYRELDRSHGSGGDVIPFLEYAVSGFVDGLADQLSMIRRQQWDVAWRGHVHDTFKTQDSPAARRRKHFVLDLSRTPDWVPIQDAAAVSRRVAEAYAGRTRKTLTRDLRELVERGLVEMKAGAVRANREMILAFLPARRPATSPRNSGGGS, from the coding sequence ATGCGGGCGTACGAGAGGACACACCCGTTCTTGACGTTTGCCCTGAACGCCAACAGCTTCACGCACCGCCTTTGGATGCGGCTGGGCGAAGCCAAGTCCAAGTGCGAGCACGTGGCCGGCGTCCCGTTGCGACCCGACGTCGCGAAGCGTCTCAACACGGTCTTTCTGGCGAAGGGCGCCTTGGCGACCACGGCCATCGAAGGGAACACGCTCTCCGAAGCGCAAGTGTTGGCGTCGATCGAGAGGCGCCTCGATCTTCCCCGCAGCCAAGCCTACTTGCAGGACGAAGTCCGGAACGTCGTCGATGCGTGCAACTGGATCATCGAGAGCCTGCTCGCCGACGACGTCCGACTCGACATCGAGTGCTCGGTCGTCCGAAAGTTCAACCACGACGTCCTCAAGGGCCTTTCGTTGGACGAGGATGTTGTTCCGGGAGAGGTCCGAAGACACTCGGTCGGGGTGGGCGGCTACCGCGGCGCCCCTGCGGAAGACTGTCCCTACCTCCTTCACCGACTGTGCCAGTGGCTTCGGGAGGATTGGTCGTCGGGGATGGAGGAGTTCGCCGTCGAGATGGCTATCGTCAAGGCCGTCGTGGCGCATCTGTATCTGGCGTGGATCCATCCATTCGGCGACGGAAACGGTAGAACGGCGCGCCTCCTGGAGTTCTACATCCTCGTCCACGCCGGGGTTCCCGTTCCCGCGGCCCATCTCCTCAGCGATCACTACAACAAGACGCGCACCGCCTACTACCGCGAACTTGACCGCTCCCACGGAAGCGGAGGCGACGTCATTCCGTTCCTCGAGTACGCGGTATCGGGCTTCGTCGACGGCCTTGCCGACCAACTGTCCATGATTCGCCGCCAGCAGTGGGACGTCGCATGGAGGGGCCATGTCCACGACACGTTCAAGACGCAGGACTCGCCCGCGGCGCGCCGCCGGAAACACTTCGTGCTGGACCTTTCGCGGACGCCGGACTGGGTGCCGATCCAAGACGCCGCCGCCGTCTCGCGCCGCGTAGCCGAGGCGTACGCCGGCCGAACCCGCAAGACACTGACGCGGGATCTGCGGGAACTCGTCGAGCGAGGCCTCGTCGAAATGAAGGCCGGGGCGGTTCGCGCGAATCGCGAGATGATCCTCGCTTTCCTGCCCGCGCGCCGTCCAGCCACCTCTCCGAGGAACAG
- a CDS encoding polysaccharide export protein — translation MKGRLRRGWGAAALAVVAAMGTALAAEPAAPAKAGGDVRPAFKIGVGDRLEVFVFGEATPAECLVRPDGRITIPLAGDVQAEGATPTELAARIKSALEPFQKDPTITVAVREINSYRVYMLGNVRTQMAVVSTAPLRLLQALAVAGGLNEFADKDVAVLRGGQRIVVSYSKIIRGETPEANIWLETGDVVVAQ, via the coding sequence ATGAAGGGGAGACTGCGTCGGGGTTGGGGGGCGGCCGCGCTGGCCGTCGTCGCGGCGATGGGCACCGCGCTCGCGGCCGAGCCGGCCGCGCCGGCCAAGGCGGGCGGCGACGTCCGTCCCGCGTTCAAGATCGGCGTCGGCGATCGGCTCGAGGTCTTTGTCTTCGGCGAGGCGACGCCGGCGGAATGCCTCGTGCGGCCGGACGGCCGGATCACGATTCCCCTCGCCGGGGACGTCCAGGCCGAAGGCGCGACGCCGACCGAACTGGCCGCGCGGATCAAGAGCGCGCTCGAGCCGTTCCAGAAAGACCCGACGATCACGGTCGCCGTGCGGGAGATCAACTCCTACCGCGTCTACATGCTCGGCAACGTGCGCACGCAGATGGCCGTCGTCTCGACCGCGCCGCTGCGGCTGCTGCAGGCGCTGGCGGTCGCGGGCGGCCTCAACGAGTTCGCCGACAAGGACGTCGCGGTGCTTCGCGGCGGCCAGCGGATCGTCGTCAGCTACTCGAAGATCATCAGGGGGGAGACGCCCGAGGCGAACATCTGGCTGGAGACGGGCGACGTCGTGGTGGCGCAATGA
- the yvcK gene encoding uridine diphosphate-N-acetylglucosamine-binding protein YvcK produces the protein MDLRDIGARVRIVAVGGGTGLPAVLRGFRSLLFPDGADDPERLTAVVAVTDDGGSSGRLRGEFGMVAPGDLRNCLVSLSHNEPLMARLFQARYRDGESLSGHSVGNLILAALAQEEDGNFLAAVRLASEVLKIQGRVVPSTLVPARLVARFPDGRTVVGETMIAAQRGRIERLSLEPEAPPAAPGVVEAILEADIVVLGPGSLYSSILPNVILPDVAAALRATRAFKLLLVNAMTEMGETTGCSAGDHVRAVLNHAGRGSLDGALLATDPIPEETLARYRAEGAEPLDPRDEDVERQVPFVFREQLLQVSPKVRHDPTRTALAILRAYETWRFSPRRGAGSDFV, from the coding sequence GTGGATCTCAGAGACATCGGCGCCCGCGTGCGGATCGTCGCCGTCGGCGGCGGCACCGGCCTGCCCGCCGTGCTGCGCGGGTTCCGCTCGCTGCTCTTCCCCGACGGGGCGGACGATCCGGAACGGCTGACGGCGGTCGTCGCCGTCACCGACGACGGCGGGAGCTCGGGCCGGCTGCGCGGCGAGTTCGGCATGGTCGCGCCTGGCGACCTGCGCAACTGCCTCGTCTCCCTGTCGCACAACGAGCCGCTGATGGCGCGTCTCTTTCAGGCGCGCTACCGCGACGGCGAGAGCCTCTCCGGCCATTCCGTCGGGAACCTCATCCTCGCCGCGCTGGCGCAGGAGGAGGACGGCAACTTCCTCGCCGCGGTCCGTCTGGCGAGCGAGGTCTTGAAGATCCAAGGGCGGGTCGTCCCCTCGACCCTCGTCCCGGCCCGCCTCGTCGCGCGGTTCCCCGACGGCCGGACGGTCGTGGGGGAGACGATGATCGCGGCCCAGCGGGGACGGATCGAGCGGCTCTCGCTCGAGCCCGAGGCGCCTCCCGCGGCCCCCGGCGTCGTCGAGGCGATCCTGGAGGCCGACATCGTCGTGCTCGGTCCGGGGAGCCTCTACTCCAGCATCCTGCCGAACGTGATCCTGCCCGACGTCGCGGCGGCGCTGCGCGCGACCCGCGCCTTCAAGCTGCTGCTGGTCAACGCGATGACCGAGATGGGGGAAACCACCGGCTGCTCCGCCGGCGATCACGTCCGGGCCGTCCTGAACCACGCCGGACGCGGCTCCTTGGACGGGGCGCTCCTCGCGACCGACCCGATTCCCGAGGAGACGCTGGCGCGGTACCGGGCCGAAGGGGCCGAGCCGCTCGACCCTCGGGACGAGGACGTCGAGCGCCAAGTGCCGTTCGTTTTCCGGGAGCAGTTGCTTCAAGTGTCGCCGAAAGTTCGCCACGACCCGACGCGGACCGCCTTGGCGATCCTCCGCGCCTACGAAACGTGGCGCTTTTCCCCTCGTCGGGGGGCGGGCTCGGATTTCGTCTAA
- a CDS encoding helix-turn-helix domain-containing protein, whose protein sequence is MASEIIEREDEILTSREAQEFLKIGRTKLWELTKSNQLPAYRVGSGRTSSLRYKKSELLRWLERNRVQA, encoded by the coding sequence ATGGCTTCCGAGATCATCGAACGGGAAGACGAGATCCTCACCAGCCGCGAGGCCCAGGAATTCCTCAAGATCGGGCGCACCAAGCTGTGGGAGCTGACGAAGAGCAACCAGTTGCCGGCGTACCGCGTCGGCAGCGGCCGCACTTCGTCGCTGCGCTACAAGAAATCGGAGCTGCTGCGTTGGCTGGAGCGCAACCGCGTTCAGGCCTGA
- a CDS encoding acyl carrier protein, translating to MDVAAELEGFIRGNFFYDGPALAPDTSLMESGILDSTGVLELVGFLEERFGFKVEDAELTPENLDSLGRLQSYVARKRNGHKF from the coding sequence GTGGACGTCGCCGCCGAACTCGAGGGTTTCATCCGCGGGAACTTCTTCTACGACGGGCCGGCCTTGGCCCCGGACACGTCGCTGATGGAATCGGGCATCCTCGATTCGACGGGGGTGCTCGAGCTCGTCGGCTTCCTCGAGGAGCGGTTCGGCTTCAAGGTCGAGGACGCCGAACTGACGCCGGAGAATCTCGACAGCCTCGGGCGGCTGCAGTCCTACGTGGCGCGCAAGCGGAACGGCCACAAGTTCTGA
- a CDS encoding AMP-binding protein, translated as MEPYLVHHFLERAAEAAPDRPALLHDGRRLTYGELARDANRLARAFAGAGIARGDRIGLLAANSFLYVAAYYAALKCGAIAVPLNTAADPASLRGFLADCGARALVAGPRFGRAALDAAAALPDLAAFFAPGAERLPPPPAHIAFFDLDAALAEEAGAPPDRATIDLDAASIVYTSGSTGRPRGATLSHLNLVANTRSIVSYLGLGPDDRVLDVLPFHYVYGKSLLNTHVAAVGSVAIENRFLFPNTALDTLEREECTGFAGVPSTFAILLNRSNFAERRLPSLRYVTQAGGAMSPELTRRLVAALPGRKVFVMYGATEAGARLACLDPADLPRKLGSIGRAIPNVELFVRREDGSEAATDEVGEIVARGSNIMRGYWGDPEETGRALVDGAYRTGDLARRDEDGFLWIVGRKKDMIKSGAHRIAPKEIEDAILEFPEVHEAAVVGVPDELLGEAIKAFVVFREGAPDETLAALEAFLRRRLPAYKVPGACERRAELPKNESGKVLKRLLVE; from the coding sequence ATGGAGCCGTATCTCGTCCACCACTTCCTCGAACGGGCCGCCGAGGCCGCTCCCGACCGCCCCGCCCTGCTTCACGACGGCCGCCGCCTGACCTACGGGGAGCTCGCGCGGGACGCGAACCGCCTCGCGCGCGCCTTCGCCGGCGCGGGGATCGCGCGGGGGGACCGGATCGGCCTGCTCGCCGCGAACTCGTTCCTCTACGTCGCCGCCTACTACGCGGCGCTGAAGTGCGGCGCGATCGCCGTGCCGCTGAACACGGCGGCCGACCCCGCGTCGCTGCGCGGCTTCCTCGCCGACTGCGGCGCGCGGGCGTTGGTCGCCGGACCGCGCTTCGGCCGCGCCGCGCTCGACGCCGCCGCGGCCCTCCCCGACCTCGCCGCCTTCTTCGCCCCCGGCGCCGAGCGGCTGCCGCCGCCGCCGGCGCACATCGCCTTCTTCGACCTCGACGCGGCCCTCGCCGAGGAAGCGGGCGCGCCGCCGGACCGCGCGACGATCGACCTCGACGCGGCGTCGATCGTCTACACCTCGGGAAGCACGGGGCGGCCGCGCGGCGCGACGCTCAGCCACCTCAACCTCGTCGCCAACACCCGCTCGATCGTCTCCTATCTCGGCCTCGGCCCGGACGACCGCGTGCTCGACGTGCTGCCGTTCCACTACGTCTACGGCAAGTCGCTGCTCAACACGCACGTCGCCGCGGTCGGCTCGGTGGCGATCGAGAACCGCTTCCTCTTCCCCAACACCGCGCTCGACACGCTCGAGCGCGAGGAGTGCACCGGCTTCGCCGGCGTGCCCTCCACCTTCGCCATCCTGCTCAACCGCTCCAACTTCGCCGAGCGGCGCCTGCCGAGCCTGCGCTACGTGACGCAGGCCGGCGGCGCGATGAGCCCGGAGCTCACGCGGCGCCTCGTCGCGGCGCTCCCCGGGCGCAAGGTCTTCGTGATGTACGGGGCGACCGAAGCGGGCGCGCGCCTCGCCTGCCTCGACCCCGCCGACCTGCCGCGCAAGCTCGGCTCGATCGGACGCGCGATCCCGAACGTCGAGCTCTTCGTGCGGCGCGAGGACGGAAGCGAGGCCGCGACCGACGAGGTCGGCGAGATCGTCGCCCGCGGCAGCAACATCATGCGCGGCTACTGGGGCGATCCGGAGGAGACGGGGCGCGCGCTCGTCGACGGCGCCTACCGCACCGGGGATCTCGCGCGGCGCGACGAGGACGGCTTCCTTTGGATCGTCGGGCGCAAGAAGGACATGATCAAGAGCGGCGCCCACCGCATCGCGCCGAAGGAGATCGAGGACGCGATCCTCGAGTTCCCCGAGGTCCACGAGGCGGCGGTCGTCGGCGTCCCCGACGAGCTGCTCGGCGAGGCGATCAAGGCGTTCGTCGTGTTCCGCGAGGGGGCGCCGGACGAGACGCTCGCCGCGCTGGAGGCGTTCCTCCGCCGCCGGCTGCCGGCCTACAAGGTTCCCGGCGCCTGCGAGCGGCGCGCCGAGCTGCCGAAGAACGAGTCGGGCAAGGTCCTGAAGCGGCTGCTCGTCGAGTAG
- a CDS encoding Ig-like domain-containing protein, protein MHRTAARYLIAVLALTLAAGAAFAGTISVSWNAVTDGDLSGYKIYYGTASGTYTSSISVGAVTTATLSSLDPATRYYIAVKAVDAAGLESAAYSNEIVGLPRPVVSAVTPASVQQGVSATLVIAGESFDTGAAVAISGSGVTIAAVRRDSVSQLSVDVTIDASAAAGTRDVTVTNPDSSYGVKSASLTIVANNPPTVASTSPADAATAIAADAKPAVIFSEALSAASVTSATVQLLDASGNQVAQASGSPSLSADLKTVTITPAAALAENATYRIKVVGGASGVKDSTGLPLAADYVQTTGFKVVNKAPSVVGSFRRSDTH, encoded by the coding sequence ATGCATCGCACCGCCGCCCGTTACCTCATCGCCGTTCTCGCCCTGACGCTCGCCGCGGGGGCCGCGTTTGCCGGAACGATCAGCGTCTCGTGGAACGCCGTCACGGACGGCGACCTGTCCGGCTACAAGATCTACTACGGCACGGCCAGCGGCACGTACACGTCGTCGATCAGCGTCGGCGCCGTGACGACGGCCACCCTTTCGAGCCTCGACCCGGCGACCCGCTACTACATCGCCGTCAAGGCGGTCGACGCGGCCGGACTTGAATCGGCGGCCTACTCCAACGAGATCGTCGGCCTGCCGCGTCCCGTCGTGAGCGCGGTCACGCCGGCCAGCGTCCAGCAGGGCGTTTCGGCCACGCTGGTGATCGCCGGCGAGTCGTTCGACACCGGCGCCGCCGTGGCGATCTCCGGCTCGGGCGTCACGATCGCCGCGGTGCGGCGCGACTCCGTGTCCCAACTCTCGGTGGACGTGACGATCGACGCCTCGGCCGCGGCCGGCACGCGCGACGTCACGGTGACCAACCCCGACTCGTCGTACGGCGTGAAGAGCGCCTCGCTGACGATCGTCGCCAACAACCCGCCGACCGTCGCGTCGACCTCCCCGGCCGACGCCGCGACCGCGATCGCCGCGGACGCCAAGCCGGCCGTGATCTTCTCCGAGGCGCTCTCCGCCGCCTCCGTGACCTCGGCCACCGTCCAGCTGCTCGACGCGTCCGGCAATCAGGTCGCCCAGGCCTCCGGCTCGCCGAGCCTCTCCGCCGACCTCAAGACCGTCACGATCACCCCCGCGGCCGCCCTCGCCGAGAACGCGACCTACCGCATCAAGGTCGTCGGCGGCGCCTCCGGCGTGAAGGACAGCACCGGCCTCCCCCTCGCGGCCGACTACGTCCAGACCACCGGCTTCAAGGTCGTGAACAAGGCCCCGAGCGTCGTCGGCAGCTTCCGCCGCAGCGACACGCACTGA